Proteins from one Pseudomonas grandcourensis genomic window:
- a CDS encoding TonB-dependent receptor plug domain-containing protein — MPSIGFVRPASGHALALVIVSTLSTATFAADTQLQTVTVQASAGDSDDDALPTRPESSIYGGIETKVLDTPRSISQINAEQLADDPIRSADDLVKYAPGITRGGGQNAGIAPQFRAQGSEVFQDGQRAYSVRHPANFNAYEGADIVAGPSSVTYGSVSGSGGYVNYLSKKPNFNEFKTRLSGEVGSWVPDGESRDATKFSVDNTGPLSDNLAYRISITKQRQEDFYDNVDNNFDAFYGALAWRNDSVRVDWNASYDDYYDYNITHGWNRANQELVDSGKYYAGRATPIIQNGNTLWSPVLASGAADAPTLGWVKRQRNAKGQYSVVDGSFQTASPNTRSNPGSLRGWVYDPSLAGNGLTSLSSQTGQRDEDQNTSRRFTTQLRVEADLTPTITLANNTFYQRSRDMTDAVGSFQVQSKDNIFDNRFEFRSRNETQLGGLTLRDDSNTGLIYRHESNQSIAANNSFGSTINAYDLTQDPSGKNPGSLLGLTGSNPAGGNGAWIGQAGVPQFSNLYGWLNLPPMYPAGHGLYAESVAPYTAESTWTTQTLFTQHNLRLGERVGLNIGASRSWIDAEIDNPFVLAGGNPRKDSDNYRLFAFQVSPYIKPTENSTLYYTFDRSLAVNTGFFSNGLGWGSGAGANLLNPLAFESLSVLHEVGLKVEAVPNELFMSLAAFKQERDQSPDSNNNIARLVIKGVESSIRYQPDDHLRTALNLTKLTAYNEFASQAGFASAGFIPDNGTVFGDNNSLNQRPSGRFDAVQIPEYTASGYVDYRFDSGFGAELSGWWTSSWYLNLSKTVKVPDEYNLDLAVYYRQPQWSTTLRVLNLTNELNFVSGLAGSTNTFLQPMPGRTLLAQVDYQF, encoded by the coding sequence ATGCCCTCTATCGGCTTCGTTCGTCCCGCTTCTGGCCACGCTCTGGCATTGGTCATCGTTTCTACCCTGTCGACAGCGACCTTTGCCGCCGACACTCAACTGCAAACCGTCACGGTTCAGGCCAGCGCCGGCGATTCCGATGATGACGCCCTGCCCACCCGGCCGGAGTCTTCGATCTACGGAGGCATCGAAACCAAGGTGCTCGACACCCCGCGCTCGATCTCTCAGATCAATGCCGAACAGCTGGCCGACGACCCGATCCGCAGTGCCGACGACCTGGTCAAATACGCACCCGGCATCACTCGCGGTGGCGGCCAGAACGCCGGGATCGCGCCGCAATTCCGTGCCCAGGGTTCAGAAGTGTTCCAGGACGGGCAACGTGCCTACAGCGTGCGTCACCCGGCCAACTTCAACGCCTATGAAGGCGCCGACATCGTCGCCGGTCCGTCCTCGGTGACCTACGGTTCGGTGTCAGGCAGTGGCGGTTACGTCAATTACCTGAGCAAAAAGCCGAACTTCAATGAATTCAAAACCAGGCTCAGCGGCGAGGTGGGCAGTTGGGTCCCAGACGGTGAATCCCGCGACGCGACAAAATTCAGCGTCGATAACACCGGGCCACTGAGTGACAACCTGGCCTACCGGATCAGCATCACCAAACAACGTCAGGAGGATTTCTACGACAACGTCGACAACAACTTCGACGCGTTCTACGGCGCGCTGGCCTGGCGCAATGACAGCGTGCGCGTCGACTGGAATGCCAGTTACGACGACTACTACGACTACAACATCACCCACGGCTGGAACCGCGCCAACCAGGAACTGGTGGACAGCGGCAAGTATTACGCCGGACGGGCCACGCCGATCATCCAGAACGGCAACACTCTGTGGTCGCCGGTGCTGGCCTCCGGCGCGGCTGATGCGCCGACCCTGGGCTGGGTCAAACGCCAACGTAACGCAAAGGGGCAATACAGCGTGGTCGACGGCAGTTTCCAGACCGCCTCCCCTAACACCCGAAGCAACCCTGGCAGCCTGCGTGGCTGGGTCTACGACCCGTCGCTCGCCGGTAATGGCCTGACCTCCCTGTCGTCACAAACCGGCCAGCGCGACGAAGATCAAAACACTTCGCGACGTTTCACCACGCAACTAAGGGTGGAGGCCGACCTGACGCCGACCATCACGCTGGCCAACAACACGTTTTACCAACGCTCACGCGACATGACCGACGCCGTCGGCTCATTCCAGGTGCAGTCCAAGGACAACATTTTCGATAACCGCTTCGAGTTTCGCTCGCGCAACGAAACGCAGCTGGGCGGCTTGACCCTGCGTGATGACAGCAATACAGGGCTGATCTACCGCCACGAGTCCAACCAGTCGATCGCCGCCAATAACAGTTTCGGCTCGACCATCAATGCCTATGACCTGACACAGGACCCTTCGGGCAAGAACCCGGGGAGCCTTCTGGGGCTGACCGGCTCCAACCCGGCCGGCGGCAACGGTGCCTGGATCGGCCAGGCTGGCGTACCACAGTTTTCCAACCTCTATGGCTGGCTGAACCTGCCGCCGATGTACCCGGCCGGCCATGGCTTGTACGCTGAGTCCGTCGCGCCCTACACCGCTGAAAGCACCTGGACCACCCAGACATTGTTCACCCAGCACAACCTGCGATTGGGTGAGCGAGTCGGCCTGAACATCGGCGCGAGCCGCAGCTGGATCGATGCCGAAATCGATAACCCGTTCGTGCTCGCCGGTGGCAACCCGCGCAAGGACAGTGACAACTACCGACTGTTTGCCTTTCAGGTCAGCCCCTACATCAAGCCGACCGAAAACAGCACGCTCTACTACACCTTCGATCGCTCCCTGGCCGTCAACACCGGGTTCTTCTCCAATGGCCTTGGCTGGGGCAGCGGCGCGGGCGCGAACCTGCTCAATCCGTTGGCGTTCGAAAGCCTGAGTGTCTTGCACGAAGTCGGGCTGAAAGTCGAAGCCGTGCCCAACGAATTGTTCATGAGCCTGGCAGCGTTCAAGCAGGAGCGGGATCAGTCACCCGACAGCAACAACAACATCGCGCGACTGGTGATCAAGGGCGTGGAGTCGAGCATTCGCTACCAGCCTGACGATCACCTGCGCACGGCGTTGAACCTCACGAAACTCACCGCCTACAACGAGTTCGCCTCCCAGGCCGGTTTTGCCTCGGCCGGCTTCATCCCCGACAACGGCACGGTGTTCGGCGACAACAATAGCCTTAACCAGCGACCGTCCGGGCGCTTCGACGCGGTACAGATTCCCGAATACACCGCCAGCGGCTATGTCGACTATCGCTTCGACTCAGGCTTTGGTGCCGAGCTGTCCGGGTGGTGGACCAGTAGCTGGTACCTGAACCTGAGCAAGACCGTGAAGGTCCCGGACGAGTACAACCTCGACCTCGCGGTTTACTACCGCCAGCCCCAATGGAGTACCACCTTGCGCGTGCTCAACCTGACCAACGAACTGAATTTCGTCAGTGGCCTGGCCGGCTCCACCAACACTTTCCTGCAACCCATGCCCGGCCGCACGTTGCTGGCCCAGGTCGATTACCAGTTCTGA
- a CDS encoding LLM class flavin-dependent oxidoreductase has product MSIEFVGMIFPRQWSETRGVRSPDFDLEFIRHHARAHEHAGFDRVLIASGPGSADSLQIAAYAAAHTERLGFMIAHRPALSAPTVAARAFATLDHTTGGGRIRLHAITGITAEPQEGDFLLDKTERYKRTDEYLEIVRRTWTAEEPFDFEGKYFNIKGAFSPVKPLQQPHIPISFGGSSDIAYQIAVKHADLYALWGEPLSGVAEQIGKLRAAASAAGVEAPRVSLSVRLILGATEELAWQRAQQILDQIKANPQFAAGSPWQKRIKGTGSERLLAAAAAGDRHDRALWMPTATAVGAYGDTTALVGTPETVAQALLDYVDLGVTTFLNRGYDPLYDTVDYGRWIIPAVREEARRRKARVA; this is encoded by the coding sequence ATGTCCATCGAATTTGTCGGCATGATTTTCCCCCGTCAGTGGTCCGAGACCCGGGGTGTTCGCAGTCCGGATTTCGATCTGGAGTTTATTCGCCATCACGCCCGGGCCCATGAACACGCAGGTTTTGATCGGGTGCTGATAGCCAGTGGACCGGGGAGCGCCGACAGTTTGCAGATCGCCGCCTACGCCGCTGCACACACCGAGCGCCTGGGATTCATGATCGCCCACCGACCGGCCCTCTCCGCCCCGACCGTCGCCGCCAGGGCCTTTGCGACACTGGATCACACCACGGGCGGCGGACGGATTCGCCTACATGCCATTACCGGCATCACCGCCGAACCTCAGGAAGGCGACTTCCTGCTGGACAAGACAGAGCGCTACAAACGTACCGATGAATACCTGGAAATCGTCCGGCGAACCTGGACAGCCGAGGAGCCTTTTGACTTCGAAGGGAAGTACTTCAACATCAAAGGTGCCTTCTCGCCGGTCAAGCCGTTGCAGCAGCCGCACATTCCGATTTCCTTCGGCGGGTCTTCGGATATCGCCTATCAGATCGCGGTGAAACACGCAGACCTGTATGCCTTGTGGGGTGAACCCTTGAGCGGTGTGGCCGAGCAGATCGGCAAACTGCGCGCAGCCGCCAGCGCGGCGGGAGTGGAGGCGCCACGGGTCAGTCTGTCCGTGCGCTTGATCCTTGGCGCGACCGAGGAACTGGCGTGGCAACGGGCGCAACAGATCCTTGATCAGATCAAGGCCAACCCACAGTTTGCGGCCGGCAGCCCCTGGCAAAAACGCATCAAGGGCACCGGCTCCGAACGCTTGCTCGCCGCCGCCGCAGCGGGTGATCGTCATGACCGTGCGCTATGGATGCCCACCGCCACCGCCGTCGGTGCCTATGGCGACACCACCGCCCTGGTCGGCACCCCGGAAACCGTGGCTCAGGCCTTGCTTGATTACGTCGACCTGGGAGTGACCACATTTCTCAACCGTGGCTACGATCCGCTGTACGACACCGTGGATTACGGACGCTGGATCATTCCGGCGGTACGCGAAGAGGCACGCCGTCGAAAGGCGCGTGTTGCGTAA